A genomic segment from Streptomyces sp. NBC_00459 encodes:
- a CDS encoding efflux RND transporter permease subunit, whose protein sequence is MSWLSRFSLAQRALIGLMSIVAIVFGAIAIPQLKQQLLPTIELPVVSVLAPYQGASPDVVEKQVVEPIEDNLEGVDGITGVTSTASEGNALITASFDYGNDTKQLVADVQQAVNRARVLLPDDVDPQVVAGSTDDIPTVVLAVTSDQDQQALADRLDRTVVPDLRAIDGVGQVTVDGVRDVQVTVTPDDRKLAAAGLDSTALAQALQAGGATVPAGSFDEAGSNRTVQVGGGFTSVEQIEDLMVTGAPGTRTRPVRLADVAAVKQESAKADSITRTDGRPSLAVTVTMDNDGSAVSISDAVEAKLADMRGDLGTDATITVVSDQGPAVAKSIKGLTTEGGLGLLFAVIVILVFLASIRSTLVTAVSIPLSVVLALIVLWTRDLSLNMLTLGALTIAIGRVVDDSIVVLENIKRHLGYGEERQEAILKAVREVAGAVTSSTLTTVAVFLPIGLVGGMVGQLFGAFSLTVTAALLASLLVSLTVVPVLSYWFLRAPKDTPEDADEARRLAEEKEAKSRLQRVYVPVLRFATRRRLTSVAIAAVVLIGTFGMAPLLKTNFFDQGEQEVLTVKQQLKPGTSLAATDVQARKVEQLLADVKGVRDYQVTIGSSGFLAAFGGGTDTNQASYQVMLEDSASADEVQDRIEEGLGKLSGIGTTTIAAGDGFGSQDLKVVVKAADADVLRKAADEVRDTVAGLDDVTDVTSNLAQSVPRISVRANSKAAAAGYNQQTLGAAVAEAVKGTTAARATLDDTERDVVIRSAKPADTLDGLKALRLGAVKLGDIADVQLVDGPVSMTRIDGQRAATITARPTGDNTGAVSADLTSKLDALKLPAGATAEIGGVSSDQDDAFKNLALAMLAAIAIVFMLLVATFRSLVQPLILLVSIPFAATGAIGLLVATGTPMGVPAMIGMLMLIGIVVTNAIVLIDLINQYRGQGYGVVEAVVEGGRHRLRPILMTALATIFALLPMALGVTGEGGFIAQPLAVVVIGGLITSTALTLLLVPTLYAVVELRKERRAKKKAAKREPKPEVLEPAGV, encoded by the coding sequence GCAGCTCAAGCAACAGCTGCTGCCCACCATCGAGCTCCCGGTGGTGTCCGTCCTGGCGCCTTACCAGGGTGCGTCCCCCGATGTGGTCGAGAAGCAGGTCGTCGAGCCCATCGAGGACAACCTCGAAGGCGTCGACGGCATCACCGGTGTCACCTCCACCGCCAGCGAGGGCAACGCCCTGATCACGGCGTCCTTCGACTACGGCAACGACACCAAGCAGTTGGTCGCCGACGTCCAGCAGGCCGTCAACCGGGCCCGCGTGCTGCTCCCGGACGACGTGGACCCGCAGGTCGTCGCCGGTTCGACGGACGACATTCCGACGGTCGTCCTCGCCGTCACGTCCGACCAGGACCAGCAGGCCCTCGCCGACCGGCTCGACCGCACGGTGGTCCCCGACCTGCGGGCCATCGACGGCGTCGGCCAGGTCACGGTCGACGGCGTACGGGACGTCCAGGTCACCGTCACCCCGGACGACCGGAAGCTGGCGGCGGCGGGCCTCGACTCCACCGCCCTCGCCCAGGCACTGCAGGCGGGCGGCGCCACCGTCCCGGCGGGCTCCTTCGACGAGGCGGGCAGCAACCGTACGGTCCAGGTCGGCGGTGGCTTCACCTCGGTGGAGCAGATCGAGGACCTGATGGTCACGGGCGCGCCCGGTACCCGGACCAGGCCGGTACGCCTCGCCGATGTGGCGGCCGTCAAGCAGGAGTCGGCGAAGGCCGACTCGATCACGCGTACGGACGGCAGGCCGAGCCTCGCCGTCACGGTCACGATGGACAACGACGGCAGCGCGGTGTCCATCTCGGACGCGGTCGAGGCCAAGCTCGCCGACATGCGGGGGGACCTGGGGACCGACGCCACGATCACGGTGGTCAGCGACCAGGGACCGGCGGTGGCGAAGTCCATCAAGGGCCTGACGACGGAGGGCGGCCTCGGCCTGCTCTTCGCGGTGATCGTCATCCTGGTCTTCCTGGCGTCGATCCGCTCGACCCTCGTCACGGCGGTCTCGATCCCGCTCTCGGTGGTCCTGGCCCTGATCGTCCTGTGGACCAGGGACCTGTCCCTGAACATGCTGACGCTGGGCGCGCTGACGATCGCGATCGGCCGGGTCGTCGACGACTCGATCGTGGTCCTGGAGAACATCAAGCGCCATCTCGGCTACGGCGAGGAGCGCCAGGAGGCCATCCTCAAGGCGGTCAGGGAGGTCGCGGGCGCGGTGACGTCCTCGACGCTCACGACGGTCGCGGTGTTCCTGCCGATCGGCCTGGTCGGCGGCATGGTCGGCCAGCTGTTCGGCGCGTTCAGCCTGACGGTGACGGCGGCCCTGCTGGCGTCGCTCCTGGTCTCGCTCACGGTCGTCCCGGTCCTCTCGTACTGGTTCCTGCGCGCCCCGAAGGACACCCCCGAGGACGCCGACGAGGCCCGCAGGCTGGCGGAGGAGAAGGAGGCGAAGAGCAGGCTCCAGCGGGTGTACGTGCCTGTCCTGCGCTTCGCGACCCGGCGCCGTCTGACGAGCGTGGCGATCGCGGCGGTGGTCCTGATCGGCACCTTCGGCATGGCACCGCTCCTGAAGACGAACTTCTTCGACCAGGGTGAGCAGGAAGTCCTGACCGTCAAGCAGCAGTTGAAGCCGGGCACCAGCCTGGCGGCCACGGACGTCCAGGCGAGGAAGGTCGAGCAGCTGCTCGCGGACGTGAAGGGCGTCAGGGACTACCAGGTGACGATCGGTTCGTCCGGTTTCCTGGCGGCCTTCGGCGGCGGCACCGACACCAACCAGGCCTCCTACCAGGTCATGCTGGAGGACTCGGCATCGGCGGACGAGGTCCAGGACAGGATCGAAGAGGGACTGGGGAAGCTCTCCGGCATCGGTACGACCACCATCGCGGCCGGTGACGGCTTCGGCAGCCAGGACCTGAAGGTGGTCGTGAAGGCGGCCGACGCGGACGTCCTGCGCAAGGCGGCGGACGAGGTCCGCGACACGGTGGCGGGCCTGGACGACGTCACCGACGTCACCAGCAACCTGGCGCAGAGCGTGCCGCGCATCTCGGTGCGGGCCAACTCCAAGGCGGCGGCGGCCGGTTACAACCAGCAGACGCTGGGCGCGGCGGTGGCCGAGGCGGTCAAGGGCACGACTGCGGCCAGGGCGACCCTGGACGACACCGAGCGCGACGTCGTCATCAGGTCGGCGAAGCCGGCCGACACGCTGGACGGCCTGAAGGCGCTGCGCTTGGGCGCGGTGAAGCTGGGCGACATCGCGGACGTGCAACTGGTGGACGGTCCGGTGTCGATGACCCGTATCGACGGCCAGCGGGCCGCGACGATCACTGCTCGCCCGACCGGCGACAACACGGGCGCGGTCAGCGCGGACCTCACCTCGAAGCTGGACGCCCTCAAGCTCCCCGCGGGCGCGACGGCGGAGATCGGCGGGGTGTCGTCGGACCAGGACGACGCGTTCAAGAACCTGGCGCTGGCGATGCTGGCGGCGATCGCGATCGTCTTCATGCTCCTGGTGGCGACGTTCCGTTCCCTGGTCCAGCCACTGATCCTGCTGGTGTCGATCCCGTTCGCGGCAACGGGCGCGATCGGCCTGCTGGTCGCCACGGGCACCCCGATGGGCGTCCCGGCGATGATCGGCATGCTGATGCTGATCGGCATCGTGGTGACGAACGCGATCGTTCTGATCGACCTGATCAACCAGTACCGCGGCCAGGGCTACGGCGTGGTCGAAGCGGTGGTCGAAGGCGGCCGGCACCGCCTCCGCCCGATCCTGATGACGGCTCTGGCGACGATCTTCGCCCTGCTCCCGATGGCGTTGGGCGTGACGGGCGAGGGCGGCTTCATCGCCCAGCCGCTGGCAGTGGTCGTCATCGGCGGCCTGATCACGTCAACGGCCCTGACCCTGCTGCTGGTTCCGACGCTGTACGCGGTGGTGGAACTGCGGAAGGAACGGCGGGCGAAGAAGAAGGCGGCGAAGCGCGAGCCGAAGCCGGAGGTGCTGGAGCCGGCGGGTGTCTGA